The following are encoded in a window of Gramella sp. MT6 genomic DNA:
- a CDS encoding dCMP deaminase family protein, whose translation MNKKKQHKFDKAYLRIAREWSKLSHCNRKQVGALIVKDRMIISDGYNGTPTGFENFCEDEEGYTKWFVLHAEANAILKVAGSTQSCKDATLYITMSPCKECSKLIHQSGISRLVYHIDYKDNSGLEFLRKAGVELEQISELED comes from the coding sequence ATGAATAAGAAAAAACAACACAAATTCGATAAAGCATATTTGAGAATTGCCCGAGAATGGAGTAAATTATCTCATTGTAATAGAAAACAGGTTGGCGCGTTAATTGTAAAGGATAGAATGATCATTTCTGATGGTTATAATGGTACGCCTACCGGATTTGAAAATTTTTGCGAAGATGAGGAAGGTTATACCAAGTGGTTTGTTTTACACGCTGAGGCCAATGCGATCCTGAAAGTCGCCGGTTCTACTCAATCCTGTAAAGATGCTACTTTGTATATTACCATGTCTCCGTGTAAGGAATGTAGTAAATTGATACACCAATCTGGTATAAGCAGGCTGGTTTACCATATTGATTATAAAGATAATTCCGGACTGGAATTTTTACGGAAAGCAGGAGTAGAACTGGAACAAATAAGTGAACTCGAAGATTGA
- a CDS encoding HupE/UreJ family protein codes for MSQFWLYFKLGLDHVLDWQAYDHVLFLIVLVASYGFSTWKRVLWLVTLFTLGHTLALFLSVYEIVRVDSNYVEFLIPVTILATAIFDIATAGKKVRNTNYSVLYFTTIFFGLIHGLGFSSYFKMIAAGSDSKFLPLIEFALGIEAAQVIVVLAVMIIGFLLQNVLNVSKRDWIIVTASIVIGIILPILVDSYLAL; via the coding sequence ATGTCTCAATTTTGGCTCTACTTCAAGCTTGGCCTGGATCATGTTCTGGACTGGCAGGCCTACGACCATGTTCTGTTTTTGATAGTACTGGTAGCTTCCTACGGTTTTAGCACCTGGAAACGTGTTTTATGGCTAGTAACCTTGTTTACCCTGGGGCATACCCTGGCTTTATTTTTATCGGTCTATGAGATCGTTAGAGTCGATTCAAACTATGTAGAATTTCTCATTCCGGTAACCATCCTGGCAACTGCTATTTTCGATATTGCCACCGCAGGAAAAAAGGTTAGAAACACCAATTACAGTGTTTTATATTTTACTACTATATTCTTCGGCCTTATTCACGGCCTTGGCTTTTCATCTTATTTCAAGATGATCGCCGCAGGCTCTGATAGCAAGTTTTTACCACTTATAGAATTTGCTCTTGGGATCGAGGCCGCACAGGTAATTGTAGTTCTGGCGGTAATGATTATTGGATTTTTATTACAGAATGTCCTTAATGTATCCAAAAGAGACTGGATAATTGTTACCGCGTCTATCGTTATCGGGATCATACTTCCTATTTTGGTCGATAGCTACCTGGCACTTTAG
- a CDS encoding hybrid sensor histidine kinase/response regulator transcription factor: MNRIVLILILMIIPLAHGQDLPFKHYMVEDGLSHNSVISMLQDHRGFMWFGTKDGLNRFDGYNYKIFQHKPGDTNSIGSNFIRCLHEYDNIIWVGTDTGLFKYNEKTESFSLIESTKDQPILDITNDAKGNLWFSAAGNLHKRSLNKKNPSEEIYKQNYISFISASEAGDIFVSSSEELYKFIEDNNSFQNISLNYDKPVIITEINATLSADTLYIGTKNNGALIYDLKESRASLLLSEQENPLFVRSFLKKNDSEIWIASESGIFAYNFESQEYQNFRKNYNNPYSLSDNAIYSLVKDKEGGIWIGTYFGGVNYFQKQFTPFQRYFPRVGENSISGNAVREIEMDKNGNLWIGTEDAGLNKLNLETGNFENFASVGNNGTIAHYNIHGLLAHENELWIGTFEHGLDIMDINTEQKIRHYGTDEDEGGLRSNFILYIYKAENGEIYVLTSSGIHKYLPASDSFEVVEGFPETYHYTYIHEDKDGTFWAGTYWDGLYYFNPRTGEKGFFKYDRNDPNSLSSNVINGIFQDSHNRLWITTENGLNLYNAEKQNFTRITRDDGFPSNVTYSILEDKEKDLWVSTSSGLVEYNPEKDKINVYTKSNGLLSDQFNYSSGYRDATGRMYFGSVNGMISFDPSEFIQNNYHPPIYINDIQINNKEVKIQGQDSPLNQSLSYENQITLDHTQSTFSLEFSSLTFTAPEMTEYFYKLEGLSDNWVSIGKNHKVNFTELPAGEYTFKVKALNNHGVWSNESDELKIEILPPFLASTTAYFIYAFLLLILIYGLMRYYHNYNKNKHNRKIRQLENDKEKEIYQAKIEFFTNIAHEIRTPLTLIKSPLEKLLKNTYKSPEIPKNLGIMDKNTTRLLNLVNELLDFRKTEMKNVKLSFFKVNISELLQETYVRFSQLIQEKNLEFNIKVIEDYVYAYVDEEAIKKILSNLFSNAIKYSHSRVEVRLLEQEHEFEIIISNDGKIISPNLKNRIFEPFYRIPDENQSSVGSGIGLSLSYSLAELHNGKLSLDFDDDRMNTFKLKMPIHQQEEFKNINAESVNKREFNSIEKVGFDKNAPIILIAEDNEELIDFIASEMSVFYKVLKARNGFEALKCIEQFEVQLVISDVMMPAKNGIELCGHIKNDMRTNHIPVILLTAKDSLNAKIEGLESGADAYISKPFSMEHLQVQVSNLLENRRSILGHYSNSPLAHLQSISFSEADKTFLSKLDQVMDTNLKDPDLNVESLSVHMNMSRSTLYRKIKEISDMSPNELINTSRLKKAAFLLKSTNMKIYEVSETVGYRSQTSFGRNFQKQYNMTPSEFMNENMESVQ; the protein is encoded by the coding sequence ATGAACAGAATTGTACTTATTTTGATCCTTATGATTATTCCCCTGGCTCACGGCCAGGACCTTCCCTTTAAACATTATATGGTGGAAGATGGATTATCTCATAATTCTGTTATAAGCATGCTACAGGATCACAGGGGTTTTATGTGGTTCGGGACAAAAGATGGACTCAATAGGTTTGATGGTTATAATTATAAAATCTTTCAGCATAAACCTGGAGATACAAATAGTATTGGGAGTAATTTTATTAGATGCCTACATGAATATGATAATATTATCTGGGTAGGAACAGACACAGGGTTGTTTAAGTATAATGAGAAAACAGAATCCTTCAGTTTAATAGAGAGTACAAAAGATCAACCCATCCTGGATATCACAAATGATGCGAAAGGAAATTTGTGGTTCAGCGCCGCTGGAAATCTTCATAAGCGCTCCTTGAATAAGAAAAATCCCTCTGAAGAGATCTATAAACAAAATTATATTTCCTTTATTTCTGCAAGCGAGGCTGGTGATATTTTTGTTTCCTCCTCTGAGGAACTATATAAGTTTATTGAAGACAATAATTCATTTCAGAATATAAGCTTGAATTATGATAAGCCCGTAATAATTACAGAAATAAACGCAACTCTATCTGCAGATACTCTTTATATAGGAACTAAAAATAATGGAGCCCTTATTTATGACTTGAAAGAAAGTCGTGCTTCCCTTTTATTAAGCGAGCAGGAAAATCCATTATTCGTTCGAAGTTTTCTAAAAAAAAATGATTCAGAAATATGGATAGCAAGTGAATCCGGGATATTCGCTTATAATTTTGAAAGTCAGGAATACCAGAATTTCAGGAAAAACTACAATAACCCGTACTCTCTTTCAGACAATGCGATCTATTCCCTGGTAAAAGATAAGGAGGGAGGTATCTGGATTGGAACCTATTTTGGGGGTGTGAATTATTTTCAGAAACAATTCACCCCATTTCAAAGATACTTTCCCAGGGTGGGTGAAAACTCTATAAGCGGAAACGCTGTAAGAGAGATCGAAATGGATAAAAATGGCAATTTGTGGATAGGAACAGAGGATGCCGGACTTAACAAACTAAATCTGGAAACCGGTAATTTCGAAAATTTTGCATCCGTTGGAAATAACGGAACAATTGCACATTACAATATTCACGGACTTCTAGCCCATGAAAATGAGTTATGGATTGGCACATTTGAGCATGGCCTGGATATTATGGATATCAATACAGAACAGAAAATCAGACATTATGGGACAGACGAGGATGAGGGGGGGCTTAGAAGCAATTTTATCCTGTACATCTATAAAGCTGAAAATGGTGAAATTTATGTTCTAACATCTTCTGGAATCCATAAATATTTACCTGCATCAGACTCATTTGAAGTAGTAGAAGGATTTCCTGAGACCTATCATTACACATATATTCATGAGGATAAAGACGGAACATTCTGGGCTGGTACTTATTGGGATGGTTTATACTATTTCAACCCCAGAACAGGGGAGAAAGGATTTTTTAAATATGATCGTAACGACCCGAATAGTTTAAGTTCCAACGTTATAAACGGAATTTTTCAGGATTCCCATAATCGGCTTTGGATCACTACCGAAAATGGTTTGAATCTTTATAATGCTGAAAAGCAAAATTTCACAAGGATTACCCGTGATGATGGTTTCCCAAGTAATGTAACTTATTCAATCCTGGAAGATAAAGAAAAAGATTTATGGGTAAGTACCTCCAGTGGTCTGGTAGAATACAATCCCGAAAAAGATAAAATAAATGTTTATACCAAATCTAATGGATTACTAAGTGATCAATTCAATTATAGTTCCGGATACAGAGATGCAACAGGTAGAATGTATTTTGGAAGCGTAAATGGTATGATAAGCTTTGATCCATCTGAATTTATTCAGAATAATTATCACCCTCCAATATATATCAATGATATTCAGATCAACAATAAGGAAGTAAAAATTCAAGGACAGGACTCTCCTTTAAATCAATCCTTGTCTTACGAAAATCAGATAACACTGGATCATACTCAGTCCACATTCAGCCTGGAATTTTCATCTCTTACCTTCACCGCGCCTGAAATGACCGAATATTTTTACAAATTAGAAGGTCTTAGCGACAACTGGGTTTCTATAGGTAAAAATCATAAGGTAAATTTTACAGAATTACCTGCCGGCGAATATACTTTCAAAGTAAAAGCGCTGAACAATCACGGTGTTTGGAGCAACGAAAGTGATGAGCTTAAAATTGAAATTTTACCGCCTTTCCTGGCCAGCACCACCGCCTACTTTATTTATGCTTTCCTGCTATTGATCTTGATTTACGGCCTGATGCGCTACTATCACAACTACAACAAAAATAAACATAACAGAAAAATAAGGCAGTTGGAAAACGATAAGGAGAAAGAAATCTACCAGGCAAAGATTGAATTCTTTACTAACATCGCTCATGAAATTCGCACGCCTTTAACCCTGATCAAAAGTCCGCTGGAAAAGCTCCTTAAGAACACCTATAAATCACCGGAAATACCTAAAAATCTGGGGATCATGGATAAGAATACCACAAGACTTTTAAACCTTGTAAATGAATTGCTTGATTTCAGAAAAACTGAAATGAAAAACGTTAAATTGAGTTTCTTCAAGGTGAATATTTCAGAATTACTACAAGAAACCTATGTTAGGTTCAGCCAGTTAATTCAGGAAAAAAATCTCGAATTTAATATTAAGGTTATTGAAGATTACGTTTATGCGTATGTAGATGAAGAAGCGATCAAAAAAATCCTGAGTAACCTATTTAGCAATGCTATTAAATATTCACATTCTCGTGTAGAAGTAAGGCTACTGGAGCAGGAACACGAATTTGAAATCATTATTAGTAATGATGGTAAAATCATCTCACCAAACTTAAAAAACAGAATTTTCGAACCATTCTATAGAATTCCGGATGAAAACCAAAGCTCTGTAGGTAGCGGAATTGGCTTGTCGCTTTCTTACTCTTTAGCAGAATTACATAACGGTAAATTGTCTCTGGATTTTGATGATGATCGAATGAATACCTTCAAATTAAAAATGCCAATCCATCAACAGGAAGAGTTTAAGAATATAAATGCTGAATCTGTAAATAAGCGGGAATTTAATAGTATTGAAAAAGTGGGATTTGATAAAAATGCCCCTATCATCCTTATTGCTGAAGACAATGAAGAATTGATAGATTTTATCGCTTCTGAAATGTCGGTTTTCTACAAGGTTTTAAAAGCCAGAAACGGTTTTGAAGCTCTTAAGTGTATTGAGCAGTTTGAAGTACAATTAGTTATAAGTGATGTGATGATGCCAGCCAAAAATGGTATTGAATTGTGCGGCCATATTAAGAATGACATGAGAACGAATCATATTCCTGTGATTTTGCTTACTGCGAAAGATTCGCTAAACGCAAAAATTGAAGGATTGGAATCTGGTGCTGATGCGTACATATCAAAACCATTTTCCATGGAGCATTTACAGGTTCAGGTTTCTAATCTTTTAGAGAACCGAAGATCTATTTTAGGGCACTACAGTAATTCTCCTCTGGCTCATCTTCAGTCTATATCATTTTCAGAAGCCGACAAAACTTTCCTCTCTAAATTGGATCAGGTCATGGATACTAATTTAAAAGATCCAGATTTAAATGTAGAATCATTATCAGTCCACATGAACATGAGCAGGTCTACGCTTTATCGAAAAATAAAGGAGATTTCAGATATGTCACCAAATGAACTGATCAACACCAGCCGGTTAAAAAAGGCAGCCTTTTTGCTTAAATCAACGAATATGAAAATTTATGAGGTTTCAGAAACAGTAGGTTACAGATCGCAAACAAGTTTTGGCAGGAATTTCCAGAAACAATATAATATGACACCTTCAGAATTCATGAATGAAAATATGGAAAGCGTTCAGTGA
- a CDS encoding LacI family DNA-binding transcriptional regulator, with product MDKRITLKELARLLNVSISTVSKALNDNPEISAQTVQRVKELAKLNHYVPNASAVNLKTQRTHTIGVIVPEILSHFFAEALHGIETKASEMGYRIVICISNESMDKEAESIKTLVKGQVDGLIISLSKETQASIKTDHLEILKNNHIPLVLFDRILPQVNCDKILINDSLQAKKAILELYATGCKKIAYFSGIQDTSVDNERKKGYAEAIKYLHLEEFIVCFNKNEFPDEKLLHLMQIEQIDAVLASDELGAILVMKSALNAGYNIPEDLSVIGFTNGIMSEHFRPSLSTVDQHAEKQGKLALDILIKRIEGKLSEQPKEHKIETSIIHRNSTRKRILN from the coding sequence ATGGACAAGAGGATTACCTTAAAGGAATTAGCAAGATTGCTCAATGTTTCTATAAGCACTGTTTCCAAAGCTTTAAATGATAATCCTGAAATAAGTGCACAAACGGTGCAAAGAGTCAAGGAGCTTGCAAAGCTGAATCATTACGTTCCAAATGCTTCAGCAGTAAACCTTAAGACCCAAAGAACTCACACAATTGGGGTGATAGTTCCCGAAATTCTTTCCCACTTTTTTGCTGAAGCTTTACATGGAATTGAAACTAAGGCAAGTGAAATGGGATATCGTATTGTTATTTGCATTTCTAACGAATCTATGGATAAGGAGGCGGAAAGCATCAAAACTTTAGTGAAGGGTCAGGTTGATGGACTAATAATTTCTCTTTCCAAGGAAACCCAGGCGTCGATTAAAACGGACCATCTGGAAATCTTAAAAAATAATCATATTCCTCTTGTTCTTTTTGATAGAATTCTACCTCAGGTTAATTGTGACAAAATATTAATTAACGATTCCTTGCAGGCAAAAAAGGCAATTCTTGAACTTTATGCTACCGGTTGTAAAAAAATCGCATATTTTTCCGGGATTCAGGATACAAGCGTGGATAACGAACGAAAAAAGGGATATGCTGAAGCCATTAAATACCTTCACCTGGAAGAATTCATAGTATGTTTTAATAAAAATGAATTTCCAGATGAAAAATTACTTCATTTAATGCAGATAGAGCAAATAGATGCGGTGCTGGCATCTGATGAATTGGGAGCTATTTTGGTAATGAAAAGTGCTTTGAATGCAGGTTATAATATTCCCGAAGATTTAAGTGTGATCGGTTTTACCAATGGAATTATGAGTGAACATTTCAGGCCATCTCTTAGTACGGTAGATCAACATGCAGAAAAGCAGGGAAAACTTGCTCTGGATATTTTAATTAAAAGGATAGAAGGGAAATTATCAGAGCAGCCTAAAGAGCATAAAATCGAGACCTCTATTATACATAGAAATTCTACCCGAAAAAGAATTTTGAATTAA
- a CDS encoding S41 family peptidase, whose amino-acid sequence MKGKNKIYTPLLLSIACAIGLILGARLNFDPSDELFTANPKKQKLNRLIDYIDYEYVDDVNTDSIVDVTVNKILENLDPHSVYIPKEEYARVTENMKGDFVGIGVSFYNIQDTIVVIKALEGGPSEKIGIRGGDRILYANGKKLFNLDISEDSITTQLKGKENTRVTIKVLRKGIKDLLTFKIKRGKVPLKSVDASYMLTDKLGYIKIDRFSETTYKEFSEAITELKAKGARELALDLRDNPGGYLSEAINIADEFIKDDKLILFTKNKSGAIEETYAQREGSFEDGKVYVLINENSASASEVVAGALQDNDVGTIIGRRSYGKGLVQREMELGDGSAVRLTIARYYTPTGRSIQKPYDNGNESYFNDYMRRYKNGELNSEDSIEVNDSLRYVTPGGKVVYGGGGIIPDIFVPKDTDSEKEKLTFLLRSGYMSRFVFSILEENREYYNSITKEEFRNEIEITDKMISDFDRYLRQLNIGLKATSDSHKPLLKKYLKAEIAQQLFGNNVFERYLNEDDRLIEKVIQLSDEK is encoded by the coding sequence TTGAAAGGAAAAAATAAAATATATACACCGCTGTTATTGAGCATTGCCTGCGCCATAGGCCTTATCCTTGGTGCACGACTGAATTTTGACCCTTCAGACGAGCTTTTTACAGCCAATCCTAAAAAACAAAAATTAAACCGGCTTATAGATTATATAGACTATGAGTATGTAGATGATGTGAATACAGATAGCATCGTCGACGTAACGGTAAATAAGATCCTGGAAAATCTTGATCCACATTCAGTATACATCCCAAAAGAGGAATATGCCCGGGTCACCGAAAACATGAAAGGCGATTTTGTGGGTATAGGTGTAAGTTTCTATAATATCCAGGATACCATTGTAGTTATAAAAGCCCTTGAAGGTGGGCCCAGCGAAAAAATTGGTATACGTGGCGGGGACAGGATCTTATATGCTAACGGAAAGAAACTTTTCAATCTGGATATTAGTGAAGATTCTATTACCACTCAGTTAAAAGGCAAGGAAAACACACGGGTAACGATCAAGGTACTTCGCAAGGGTATCAAAGACCTGCTTACCTTTAAGATCAAAAGAGGCAAAGTACCATTGAAAAGTGTGGATGCTTCTTATATGCTGACCGATAAACTAGGATATATAAAAATAGATCGCTTTTCTGAAACTACTTATAAGGAATTCAGCGAAGCTATTACCGAACTAAAAGCTAAAGGCGCCAGGGAATTGGCTCTGGACCTCAGGGATAATCCAGGAGGATACTTGTCTGAAGCCATCAATATTGCCGACGAATTTATCAAGGATGATAAACTTATTCTTTTCACTAAGAATAAAAGCGGAGCCATCGAAGAAACTTATGCCCAGAGAGAAGGCAGCTTTGAAGATGGAAAGGTCTATGTACTTATCAATGAAAATTCTGCTTCTGCCAGTGAGGTGGTGGCCGGAGCTCTACAGGATAATGACGTAGGAACTATCATTGGCCGTCGTTCTTACGGTAAAGGACTTGTACAGCGCGAAATGGAACTTGGTGATGGTAGCGCGGTGCGACTTACTATCGCCAGGTATTACACTCCAACCGGAAGGTCTATTCAAAAACCTTATGATAATGGCAACGAATCCTACTTTAATGATTACATGCGCCGCTATAAAAATGGCGAGCTGAATAGCGAGGATAGTATTGAAGTGAACGATTCCCTAAGGTATGTTACGCCAGGAGGAAAAGTAGTTTATGGTGGAGGGGGAATAATTCCCGACATTTTTGTTCCCAAGGATACAGATTCTGAAAAAGAAAAACTCACTTTTTTACTACGCAGTGGTTATATGAGCAGATTTGTATTTTCCATTCTTGAAGAAAACAGGGAATATTACAATTCTATCACTAAAGAAGAGTTCAGAAATGAGATCGAAATTACGGACAAAATGATCAGTGATTTTGACAGATATTTACGACAGTTAAATATTGGTCTTAAAGCGACCAGCGATTCACACAAACCTCTTTTAAAGAAGTATTTAAAAGCTGAAATTGCCCAGCAACTTTTCGGAAATAATGTATTTGAACGGTATTTAAATGAAGATGACCGATTAATTGAAAAAGTAATTCAGTTGTCCGATGAAAAATAA
- a CDS encoding NAD(P)-dependent alcohol dehydrogenase, with protein MKAVTRSHYGSPEVLSIKEIDKPSVGDEEILVKVHCTTVNRTDCSNLTGKPYVVRLFTGITGPMKTVPGTDFAGEVVAVGKEVNNFKPGDRVFGFDDNGLSSMAEFMKVSVKKAVRHIPNDISFQDAVASAEGAHYAINFINKVKIRSGEKAMVNGGTGAIGSALIQLLKYNGLKVVATGPADHLEKLNALGAERVIDYKTQDFTQDDEKFDYVFDSVGKSTFGNCKRLLVNDGIYISSELGPYSQNPFLAISTTFSEGKKVRFPLPQNTPESLRIISELLESRNYRPLIDRNYSIEQVKNAFNYVMSGEKIGNIILNIIKTPD; from the coding sequence ATGAAAGCAGTAACGCGTTCCCATTACGGGTCACCGGAGGTTTTAAGTATTAAGGAGATCGATAAACCTTCAGTAGGTGACGAAGAGATACTGGTCAAGGTACATTGCACCACAGTTAACCGGACAGATTGTTCTAATCTTACCGGTAAACCTTATGTTGTAAGACTTTTTACAGGAATTACCGGGCCTATGAAGACTGTTCCGGGAACCGACTTTGCCGGGGAAGTAGTTGCAGTGGGTAAAGAGGTGAACAATTTTAAACCCGGCGACCGGGTTTTTGGATTCGATGATAATGGTCTTTCTTCTATGGCTGAATTTATGAAAGTATCGGTTAAAAAGGCGGTTAGGCATATTCCTAACGACATTTCTTTTCAGGATGCAGTGGCTTCAGCTGAAGGTGCGCATTACGCGATCAATTTCATAAATAAGGTGAAAATACGGTCAGGCGAGAAAGCCATGGTCAATGGTGGTACAGGTGCAATTGGTTCGGCATTGATTCAATTACTTAAATATAATGGGTTGAAAGTAGTGGCTACGGGACCTGCAGATCACCTTGAAAAACTGAACGCACTGGGAGCAGAGCGGGTGATAGATTATAAAACTCAGGATTTTACCCAGGATGATGAAAAGTTCGATTATGTTTTTGATTCGGTTGGTAAAAGTACTTTCGGAAATTGTAAAAGATTGCTGGTAAATGATGGGATCTATATTTCTTCAGAATTAGGCCCCTATTCCCAGAATCCATTTTTAGCCATAAGCACCACTTTTTCAGAAGGTAAAAAAGTAAGATTTCCTCTTCCTCAGAATACCCCGGAAAGTTTAAGGATCATTTCTGAACTACTGGAGAGCAGGAATTATAGACCACTTATTGATCGCAATTATTCCATAGAACAGGTGAAAAATGCATTTAATTATGTTATGAGTGGAGAAAAGATCGGCAATATTATACTCAATATTATAAAGACTCCAGATTAA
- a CDS encoding DUF3291 domain-containing protein: protein MKATITSIELKGPFKFFPLSIYAWKVTKQLQNSNNLEFKKTGFWMKHYTMTLWPGEKELNDFARSGAHLEAMKSSRKIAREIRTLTFETKELPDWRSAKKMLEKAKVLTFRD, encoded by the coding sequence ATGAAAGCAACGATCACCTCCATAGAATTAAAAGGGCCTTTTAAGTTCTTTCCACTTTCCATATATGCCTGGAAGGTAACAAAGCAACTTCAGAATTCTAATAATCTGGAATTTAAAAAAACGGGGTTCTGGATGAAACATTATACCATGACCTTGTGGCCCGGGGAAAAAGAACTTAATGATTTTGCGAGAAGCGGTGCGCACCTCGAAGCCATGAAAAGTAGCCGGAAAATCGCCCGGGAGATAAGGACCCTTACCTTTGAAACTAAGGAATTACCCGACTGGAGATCGGCAAAAAAAATGCTGGAAAAAGCAAAGGTTTTGACTTTCAGAGATTGA
- a CDS encoding DUF6090 family protein: protein MISFFRKTRRWLLQRNKFSKYLLYAVGEVILIVIGILIALGINNWNQRKIIEEREQFYLAGLQEEFRQSRIKLENLIEVNRLNYEGGKKIVDFIDHPEKLSDEKLLSELLFNSFSYEIDYNPNNSLLNEMINSGSLKDISNTELRKKLTSWESIIQSVHRQEANLREQREIMLDIFRNEERDIRTILDDTGIAQEFMGLGSSTDLKSNLEVLESQEFENNLLIYILTGISTEKSHYEPLLEEIDDMMELIEKEIEESN from the coding sequence ATGATCAGTTTCTTTAGAAAGACCCGAAGGTGGTTACTACAACGCAACAAATTCAGTAAATATCTTCTTTACGCAGTTGGTGAGGTGATCCTGATCGTAATAGGGATCCTGATCGCTTTGGGGATTAATAACTGGAATCAGAGAAAGATTATTGAAGAAAGAGAGCAGTTCTATCTGGCAGGATTACAAGAGGAATTCCGGCAAAGCAGGATCAAGCTGGAAAATCTTATAGAAGTAAACCGGTTAAATTATGAAGGAGGAAAAAAGATCGTAGACTTTATTGATCATCCGGAAAAACTTTCAGATGAAAAATTACTTTCTGAGCTTCTTTTCAATTCCTTTTCTTATGAGATAGATTATAATCCTAATAACTCATTGCTCAATGAAATGATTAATTCGGGAAGCCTGAAGGATATTTCTAATACAGAACTTCGAAAAAAACTTACCTCCTGGGAATCTATCATTCAAAGTGTACACAGGCAGGAAGCTAATCTAAGAGAGCAGCGGGAGATCATGCTGGATATTTTCAGGAACGAAGAAAGGGATATTAGGACCATCCTGGACGATACCGGCATTGCTCAGGAATTCATGGGGCTGGGAAGCTCGACAGATTTAAAGAGTAATCTCGAAGTTTTGGAATCTCAAGAGTTCGAGAATAACCTGCTTATCTACATACTTACAGGAATTAGCACCGAAAAATCACATTATGAACCATTGCTGGAAGAAATAGACGATATGATGGAGCTCATTGAGAAGGAAATTGAAGAAAGTAACTAG
- a CDS encoding FAD-dependent oxidoreductase has translation MDFDLLIVGGGTAGLSCALVVGSGLQKDFAKNKKAGIILHQRSSHLQSALLNNVFGIAAGTKGAELLKEGVDQLTELYPEMQQISGEKVKEVVEIDGGYRIVTNKSEYSSKMVVVAVGYTSPFRIKGLEQYLIPHKKAKTSKNRVQLDNNDHLVKPGLYVAGTLAGWRSQYAIASGSGAAVATDILTEWNNGEHTKVHDKLL, from the coding sequence ATGGATTTTGATCTGCTTATAGTTGGTGGTGGTACCGCTGGGCTTTCCTGTGCTCTTGTGGTTGGTTCTGGTTTACAGAAGGATTTTGCTAAAAATAAGAAAGCAGGAATTATCCTGCATCAAAGATCTTCGCATTTACAGTCTGCTTTGCTGAATAATGTCTTTGGAATTGCCGCAGGGACCAAAGGTGCTGAATTGCTTAAAGAAGGAGTAGATCAGTTAACTGAATTATATCCTGAAATGCAGCAAATTTCAGGAGAAAAAGTAAAAGAGGTGGTGGAGATCGATGGAGGATACAGGATTGTAACTAATAAATCTGAATATAGCTCTAAAATGGTCGTAGTTGCTGTTGGTTATACCAGTCCTTTCAGAATAAAGGGATTGGAGCAATACCTTATTCCGCATAAAAAGGCAAAGACCTCAAAGAACCGTGTCCAATTGGATAATAATGATCACCTGGTGAAGCCAGGATTATATGTTGCGGGTACTCTCGCAGGTTGGAGGAGCCAGTATGCTATTGCCAGTGGTAGTGGAGCAGCGGTGGCTACAGATATTCTAACCGAATGGAATAATGGAGAGCACACCAAGGTGCATGATAAATTATTATAA